One Fusarium poae strain DAOMC 252244 chromosome 4, whole genome shotgun sequence DNA window includes the following coding sequences:
- a CDS encoding hypothetical protein (BUSCO:15476at5125) yields the protein MAPRCSMVSSTFLPFLYPSIFLTRQTFSGASALRRRYNSTVNDLPESRLNPAPDDYASPSFSDKAFLTLYAGRGGNGCISFLREAYLAEGPPNGGDGGHGGNVYIQAAHGETSLHKLSRKRFVRAGRGKHGQGSAKSGTRGDDIIITVPVGTVVRELEREDPVADEEMDMRLWRAQQKQKRREERQAALERKQRQEHEEEIHEEEEEEFEEEEEEEDDHDPERRKWLLYPGLSKTDVKNTVFPKLPKRTRLLKQPPPTIRLDLSRPTPTPILLATGGIGGLGNPHFTSRAHPRPMFATKGDDAVTMKIELELKLLADVGLVGLPNAGKSTLLRAITNSRTRVGNWAFTTLQPNIGTVVLDKYSGRPAIKSYRRYPAQLGLPEEVETEPRTRFTIADIPGLIEGAHLDRGLGIAFLRHVERAGVLAFVVDLSAGNAVKALDSLWREVGLYAQMRDEEEADRAIESNIDWDVTSDLSGPMNYSPESELDQNSKQKQSLQIAGKPWFVVATKADLPETQENFKELKRYLDCITKGENPHPSGVEEAWTKDCAVIPISAINGQGVDRIVHWTVGLLDE from the coding sequence ATGGCCCCGCGATGCTCAATGGTGTCTTCGacctttcttccttttctatACCCCTCAATTTTCCTTACAAGACAAACTTTCTCGGGCGCATCCGCTCTACGACGTCGATATAACTCCACCGTAAACGATCTTCCAGAGTCACGATTGAACCCCGCTCCTGACGATTACGCCTCCCCAAGCTTCTCTGACAAAGCTTTCCTTACTCTTTATGCTGGACGTGGTGGAAATGGCTGTATTTCTTTCTTGCGCGAAGCTTATCTAGCTGAGGGTCCTCCCAATGGCGGCGACGGAGGCCATGGCGGCAATGTCTATATCCAAGCAGCCCATGGCGAGACTTCGCTACACAAGTTATCTCGCAAGCGTTTCGTGCGTGCTGGTCGCGGGAAGCATGGTCAGGGAAGCGCAAAAAGTGGAACGCGAGGAGACGACATTATAATAACTGTACCTGTGGGAACAGTCGTCCGTGAATTAGAGCGTGAGGATCCGGTAGCCGACGAGGAGATGGATATGCGACTATGGCGAGCCCAGCAGAAGCAAAAGAGGCGTGAAGAACGCCAAGCAGCTCTGGAACGAAAGCAGAGGCAGGAACATGAAGAAGAGATtcatgaggaggaagaggaggagtttgaagaggaggaagaggaagaggacgacCATGACCCTGAGCGTCGCAAGTGGCTTCTATACCCTGGGCTGTCCAAGACCGACGTCAAGAATACAGTTTTCCCCAAGTTACCCAAACGTACTCGGCTACTCAAACAACCACCTCCTACAATCCGTCTTGACCTATCTCGTCCTACTCCTACGCCTATTCTCCTTGCAACAGGCGGTATCGGCGGTTTGGGCAACCCTCACTTCACTTCGCGGGCACACCCTCGCCCAATGTTCGCTACCAAAGGCGACGATGCTGTCACTATGAAAATCGAACTAGAGCTTAAGCTCCTTGCTGATGTCGGCCTTGTCGGTCTCCCCAACGCTGGAAAGAGTACTCTGCTCCGTGCCATCACGAATAGCCGTACTCGAGTTGGTAACTGGGCTTTTACGACCCTTCAGCCCAATATCGGCACGGTTGTTCTCGACAAGTACTCTGGCCGTCCTGCCATCAAGAGCTATCGACGGTACCCTGCTCAGTTGGGTCTGCCCGAGGAGGTTGAGACTGAGCCGCGCACTCGCTTCACCATCGCCGACATTCCCGGTTTGATTGAAGGAGCGCACCTTGATCGCGGTTTGGGCATCGCTTTCCTACGTCACGTCGAGCGTGCTGGCGTCCTTGCTTTCGTTGTTGACTTGTCTGCTGGCAATGCAGTGAAGGCCCTCGACTCACTCTGGCGTGAGGTTGGACTGTATGCCCAAATGcgtgatgaggaagaggctgatCGGGCAATCGAATCTAACATTGATTGGGACGTCACATCAGACCTGAGCGGCCCCATGAATTATTCCCCTGAGTCTGAACTTGACCAAAACTCGAAACAAAAGCAGTCATTGCAAATTGCTGGAAAGCCGTGGTTTGTTGTAGCAACCAAGGCGGACTTGCCAGAGACGCAGGAAAACTTCAAGGAGCTCAAGCGATACCTCGACTGCATCACAAAGGGTGAAAACCCACACCCAAGTGGTGTCGAGGAGGCGTGGACCAAGGATTGCGCCGTTATTCCAATAAGTGCAATCAATGGCCAAGGTGTTGATAGAATTGTACACTGGACTGTAGGATTATTAGATGAGTAG
- a CDS encoding hypothetical protein (SECRETED:SignalP(1-18)), whose amino-acid sequence MHASPITLLALSASFASAAKHLVKVGDGGLTFEPAETTAKVGDTVEFHFYKGTHNVAQSSFAKPCEPINSTAFFSGTWDVKEGMSDKVFTINVTSEDPIWYYCAVGAHCQNGMVGAINAPTSGQRSYANFAKAAEDSDDSVAPRSTGGGEIATATGTWAPSGTAEATGTSTETSASSTESSDANAGLEARGEIRWGLMTAGMAMAGLFGGLMM is encoded by the exons ATGCACGCCTCTCCCATCACTCTTCTCGCACTTTCTGCCAGCTTCGCCTCAGCTGCTAAGCACTTGGTCAAGGTCGGAGACGGTGGTCTGACATTCGAGCCCGCCGAGACCACCGCAAAGGTTGGCGACACTGTCGAATTCCACTTCTACAAGGGCACCCACAATGTCGCCCAGAGCAGCTTCGCCAAGCCTTGCGAGCCCATCAACAGCACCGCCTTCTTTAGCGGCACCTGGGATGTCAAGGAGGGCATGAGCGACAAGGTCTTCACCATCAATGTTACGTCCGAGGACCCCATCTGGTACTACTGTGCTGTTGGAGCTCACTGCCAGAACGGTATGGTCGGTGCTATTAATGCTCC TACGAGCGGACAAAGAAGCTACGCCAACTTCGCCAAGGCTGCTGAGGACTCTGATGACAGCGTTGCTCCCCGATCTACTGGTGGCGGTGAGATTGCCACTGCCACCGGTACTTGGGCCCCCTCTGGTACCGCCGAAGCTACCGGTACCAGCACCGAGACCAGCGCTTCGTCAACAGAGTCCTCAGACGCCAACGCTGGCCTTGAGGCCAGGGGAGAGATCCGCTGGGGTCTGATGACTGCCGGTATGGCCATGGCCGGTCTCTTCGGCGGATTGATGATGTAG
- the DBP7 gene encoding ATP-dependent RNA helicase dbp7 (BUSCO:6944at5125): protein MADDGMLLNFDLGSGPIKPQVKFKGGRWRDRKQAEKSARIASGKQSQPKSPTDGPDEGRSSKRQRIGDGDFDDGFDHKSANRFASRPRRSDNDGHGGASGQSRNQQSDGKSKQVISRLFSFNPAQKTDVEEKQDEWTAPEATNAPLSDVANFGTLTISARLVDELGKMGLERPTAIQNKVIPHMLTSSSDAFVQAETGSGKTLAYLLPVLHRVLLLSVKGGAQIHRDSGAFAIIVAPTRELAKQVHTVLEKLIRPFPWLVSTAITGGESKKAEKARIRKGVNFLVATPGRLADHIDNTKALNLSTVRWLILDEGDRLMDLGFEEDLKKVITALKAVDVSNTLPDGTPLMALPERRVTVLCSATMKMNVQKLGEMSLADATFLAAKKEDMELDVEKSEMKAPAQLHQYYSVVPAKLRLVTLISYLKSTFSRRGKTMKAIIFISCADSVDFHYELLRDPNNTEAPVAASKEAESVSKTVSKAAYITSPASPEVVLHRMHGSLSQPIRTATLKSFSACKSPSLLITTDVSSRGLDIPSVDLVIEYDPAFSFADHIHRVGRTARAGRPGDAILFLLPGTEEGYIELLKASTPPTPQSYDSILQKGMMTKLEFPIETTAKPEDGQSFHDKAESLQLHIEQRLLGDTKRLELARNGFKSHIRAYATHTKEERKHFDISELHLGHTAKSYGLREAPGGIGQGVERKTKKRTNRGVEKNTEQAVGDERQNQNIIRKKSMMLMNSAADEFNIG, encoded by the coding sequence ATGGCCGACGATGGAATGCTTCTGAACTTCGACCTAGGGTCTGGACCTATCAAGCCCCAGGTTAAGTTCAAAGGTGGACGCTGGCGCGATAGGAAGCAGGCTGAGAAGTCAGCAAGGATAGCCTCCGGAAAACAGTCTCAGCCAAAATCTCCAACAGATGGACCCGATGAAGGAAGATCCTCAAAACGTCAGAGGATAGGTGATGGGGACTTTGACGATGGCTTTGATCATAAGTCAGCCAATAGATTTGCTTCGCGACCAAGGCGTTCCGACAACGATGGCCATGGAGGAGCGTCAGGCCAATCTAGGAACCAGCAATCAGATGGCAAGTCGAAACAGGTCATCTCGCGTCTCTTCTCGTTCAATCCCGCTCAAAAGACGGACGTAGAAGAGAAGCAGGATGAATGGACTGCTCCAGAAGCGACCAACGCGCCACTGTCAGATGTTGCCAACTTCGGTACCTTGACAATATCTGCACGACTTGTTGACGAACTTGGCAAGATGGGCCTCGAGCGACCTACGGCCATTCAGAATAAAGTCATTCCCCACATGCTGACGAGCAGCTCCGATGCGTTTGTACAGGCCGAAACTGGTTCCGGAAAAACGTTGGCCTACCTTTTGCCTGTCCTACATCGCGTTCTGCTTCTGAGTGTGAAGGGGGGTGCCCAGATTCATCGAGACTCCGGCGCTTTCGCAATCATTGTTGCGCCTACTCGCGAACTTGCTAAGCAGGTCCACACAGTTCTCGAAAAGCTCATCCGACCGTTCCCGTGGCTTGTCTCGACAGCGATTACCGGAGGAGAGTCCAAGAAGGCAGAGAAGGCTCGCATACGAAAGGGCGTCAATTTCTTGGTCGCTACCCCCGGACGACTTGCCGATCATATTGACAACACCAAGGCGCTCAACCTAAGCACCGTTCGATGGCTAATTCTCGACGAAGGTGATCGACTTATGGACTTGGGTTTCGAGGAGGACTTGAAGAAGGTCATCACAGCACTCAAGGCTGTTGACGTTTCGAATACTTTACCCGACGGAACACCGCTCATGGCGCTGCCCGAACGAAGAGTTACAGTACTATGCTCGGCCACTATGAAGATGAACGTGCAGAAGCTAGGAGAAATGAGTTTGGCGGATGCGACGTTCCTGGCGGCAAAGAAGGAGGATATGGAGCTCGATGTGGAAAAGAGCGAGATGAAGGCACCTGCACAACTTCACCAGTACTACTCCGTGGTTCCTGCCAAGCTAAGACTCGTTACTCTGATCTCGTATCTCAAGTCTACATTCTCCCGGCGCGGAAAGACCATGAAGGCTATCATCTTCATATCTTGCGCCGACTCTGTCGATTTTCACTACGAGCTACTGCGAGACCCCAACAACACCGAGGCACCTGTGGCAGCTTCCAAGGAGGCAGAATCAGTCTCCAAAACAGTGTCAAAGGCAGCGTACATTACTTCACCCGCCAGCCCCGAGGTTGTTCTTCACAGGATGCACGGATCCCTATCGCAACCTATCCGTACAGCTACTCTGAAGTCGTTCTCAGCTTGCAAGTCACCATCCCTTCTAATCACCACCGATGTTTCCTCCCGAGGTCTGGATATTCCTTCGGTCGATCTAGTCATCGAGTACGACCCTGCATTCAGCTTCGCCGATCATATTCATCGTGTTGGTCGAACTGCTCGTGCTGGTAGACCTGGTGACGCTATACTGTTCCTCCTCCCCGGAACTGAAGAAGGCTATATCGAGCTACTGAAGgcgtcaacaccaccaacTCCACAATCCTACGACTCTATCTTGCAAAAGGGGATGATGACCAAGCTCGAATTTCCGATTGAGACGACTGCAAAACCGGAAGACGGACAGTCTTTCCACGACAAGGCGGAGTCTCTTCAGTTACACATCGAACAGCGCTTGCTCGGAGATACCAAGCGGCTAGAACTTGCTCGAAACGGTTTCAAGTCCCACATCAGAGCATATGCTACACATACCAAGGAGGAGAGGAAGCACTTTGACATTTCAGAACTGCATCTAGGACACACAGCCAAGAGCTACGGCTTGAGAGAAGCGCCTGGAGGCATCGGACAGGGTGTGGAGAGGAAGACCAAGAAACGAACGAATAGGGGTGTCGAGAAGAACACAGAGCAGGCTGTGGGGGACGAGAGGCAAAACCAGAACATAATCAGGAAGAAGAGTATGATGTTGATGAACTCGGCGGCGGACGAGTTCAACATTGGTTAG